A window of the Emys orbicularis isolate rEmyOrb1 chromosome 1, rEmyOrb1.hap1, whole genome shotgun sequence genome harbors these coding sequences:
- the LOC135895313 gene encoding olfactory receptor 52P1-like, producing MASFNLTPSDSSIFMLAGIPGLEAAHIWMSIPFFTFYIISLLGNFTVLFVVGKEQTLHKPMYLLLCMLALTDIGMSTSVVPKALLIFWFNLKGTTMDGCLTQMFFLHAIAVMHSAILVTMAFDRYIAICDPLRYSTILTNARIAKLGLVGLIRGVLFILPEPLFLSRQPFCANHIIPHTYCTHMTVAMMSCGDITVNRTYSSVTAFVVIGLDLTLIALSYGLILRAILRISSKKAHLKALKTCTAHICVLLMSYTPSLFSILTQRFGQGIAPHVHIILANLYLIIPPMLNPIIYGVKTKELRDKVGKYTCRM from the coding sequence ATGGCAAGTTTCAACCTCACCCCCTCTGACTCTTCAATATTCATGCTAGCGGGCATCCCTGGCCTGGAAGCTGCCCACATCTGGATGTCCATCCCTTTCTTTACGTTCTACATTATCAGCCTGTTGGGAAATTTCACAGTTCTCTTTGTTGTAGGCAAAGAGCAGACCCTGCACAAGCCGATGTACCTGCTACTCTGCATGCTGGCTCTCACAGACATTGGCATGTCTACCTCTGTAGTGCCTAAGGCACTGCttatattttggttcaatttgaaaGGAACTACTATGGATGGCTGTCTCACTCAGATGTTCTTCCTTCACGCGATTGCTGTTATGCACTCAGCCATTCTTGTGACAATGGCCTTTGATCGCTACATTGCCATATGTGATCCTCTGAGATACTCCACCATCCTCACCAACGCACGAATAGCTAAGCTAGGGCTTGTGGGTTTGATAAGAGGTGTTCTCTTCATTCTGCCTGAGCCCCTGTTCTTGAGCAGGCAGCCATTCTGTGCCAACCACATTATCCCCCACACGTACTGCACGCACATGACTGTGGCAATGATGTCATGTGGGGACATCACAGTCAACAGGACGTACAGCTCAGTGACAGCATTTGTAGTCATCGGGTTAGACCTGACGCTCATTGCCCTGTCCTATGGTCTGATCCTTAGGGCCATCCTCAGAATCTCCTCCAAAAAAGCCCACCTGAAAGCCCTCAAAACCTGCACAGCCCACATCTGTGTGCTGCTGATGTCTTAtactccctccctcttctccattCTGACACAGCGGTTTGGTCAGGGCATTGCTCCCCACGTTCACATCATCTTGGCCAACCTGTATTTAATCATCCCCCCCATGCTCAACCCTATAATTTACGGGGTCAAAACCAAAGAGCTTCGTGACAAAGTGGGCAAATACACCTGCAGAATGTGA